The proteins below come from a single Malus domestica chromosome 03, GDT2T_hap1 genomic window:
- the LOC103430121 gene encoding uncharacterized protein, producing MAALRTERPSSKLEAHKSNPNRREKIGGGLLSNIAKFAIDSTINYSFKAFPGRKQAHQIVREGLKDHPPLSASLDDKKKPEDLKLVMEEMHAKMEQMQEDTNIVKQQHKTSAEHVEGSGHPKKMADEGVQGSDLLQNKKKKIFIRSRL from the exons ATGGCCGCCCTTAGAACTGAGAGACCCTCCTCTAAGCTGGAAGCGCACAAATCCAACCCCAACCGCCGAGAAAAAATTGGCGGCGGGCTTCTGAGCAACATCGCCAAATTCGCCATCGACTCCACCATCAACTACTCTTTCAAGGCCTTCCCTG GTAGGAAGCAAGCGCATCAGATTGTGCGGGAAGGATTAAAGGACCATCCACCCCTTTCAGCATCACTTGACGACAAGAAGAAACCGGAAGATCTTAAGTTAGTGATGGAGGAAATGCACGCGAAAATGGAGCAGATGCAAGAAGACACGAATATTGTAAAGCAGCAACATAAGACATCAGCAGAGCATGTCGAAGGATCCGGGCATCCAAAGAAGATGGCGGATGAAGGTGTTCAGGGTTCGGATCTTCTgcagaacaagaagaaaaagatctTCATTCGTTCGCGTCTTTAG
- the LOC103430110 gene encoding uncharacterized protein, with translation MATVVQISINSLSFRLSSLHNRTCKKPIKYFPLSRANIGFLKQSKFRLQAYWDRDGILVTDEGWKRKKKKKREVVVRLNQGFGGFNGGGGGGGGGGKDDGATARLLGNLAVAIGLTYLSFTGQLGWLLDAIVSIWLIAVLVPIVGVGAFLWWAGRDMVQDSCPNCGNDFQIFKSTLNDDLQLCPYCSQPFSVVDDKFVMDPIKFSKQSTTFGQAFNDFTRSTRGKHSSTAVVDIEADVKDAD, from the exons ATGGCAACCGTCGTTCAAATCTCCATAAATTCCCTGTCTTTCAGGCTGAGCAGTTTGCACAATAGGACATGCAAGAAACCCATCAAATATTTTCCTCTGTCGAGGGCAAATATTGGGTTTTTGAAGCAGAGCAAGTTCAGGTTGCAGGCGTATTGGGACAGGGATGGGATTTTGGTGACAGATGAGGggtggaagaggaagaagaagaagaaaagggaggTCGTGGTGAGGTTGAATCAGGGGTTTGGTGGGTTTAATGGCGGCGGaggcggtggcggtggtggtgggAAAGATGACGGAGCCACTGCTAGACTTCTGGGTAATTTGGCTGTAGCTATTGGATTGACTTATCTTTCGTTTACTGGTCAGCTTGGCTGGCTTTTGGATGCTATTGTTTCCATTtgg CTGATTGCAGTGCTTGTACCAATTGTTGGTGTGGGTGCTTTTCTGTGGTGGGCAGGGCGGGATATGGTTCAAGACAGT TGCCCAAACTGTGGAAACGATTTCCAGATTTTCAA GTCGACTTTAAATGATGATTTGCAGCTCTGCCCTTACTGTAGTCAACCTTTTTCCG TGGTGGACGACAAGTTCGTAATGGACCCtataaaattctccaaacaatCTACGACATTTGGGCAGGCATTCAACGACTTCACCCGTTCCACAAGAG GGAAGCATTCTTCTACGGCAGTCGTTGATATCGAAGCGGATGTAAAAGATGCAGACTGA
- the LOC103430101 gene encoding uncharacterized protein has protein sequence MANPAQLVLLGSTFCMMVTTHFSLQLLSEHFFCWNKPKEQKAIVIIILMAPLYAIDSFVGLLDYQGSKVSFTVLDSIKECYEALVIAKFLALLYSYLNISISKNIVPDEIKGREIHHSFPMTLFMPRTVRLNHHTLKLLKYWTWQFVVIRPVCSILMITLQLLGVYPSWVSWTFTIILNISVSLALYSLIAFYHVFAKELAPHKPLTKFLCIKGIVFFCFWQGIVLDILAALKIIRSHHIWLDVEHIEEALQNILVCVEMVFFSVVQKYAYSAEPYRDAEISTKAYDRKKD, from the exons ATGGCAAATCCTGCACAACTTGTTCTTCTGGGTTCCACTTTCTGTATGATGGTTACAACGCATTTCTCACTGCAGCTTCTCTCAGAGCATTTTTTCTGCTGGAATAAGCCAAAGGAGCAAAAGGCCATCGTAATCATCATACTTATGGCCCCCTTATATGCCATTGATTCCTTTGTGGGCTTGTTGGATTACCAGGGAAGCAAAGTTTCGTTCACGGTCTTGGACTCGATCAAAGAATGCTACGAGGCTTTG GTAATAGCCAAGTTTTTGGCTTTGCTGTACAGCTACTTGAACatatccataagtaaaaacaTCGTGCCAGATGAAATCAAAGGACGGGAGATTCACCATTCATTTCCAATGACTCTTTTTATG CCTCGCACTGTTCGTCTGAACCATCATACTTTGAAGCTTCTCAAGTACTGGACATGGCAATTTGTTGTGATTCGCCCTGTGTGCTCCATCTTGATGATAACTCTTCAACTTCTTGGTGTATATCCCAGCTGGGTTAGCTGGACATTCACTATAATTCTGAACATTTCAGTGTCACTGGCTTTGTATTCTCTCATCGCCTTCTACCATGTGTTTGCTAAAGAGCTGGCACCACACAAACCGCTCACTAAATTCTTGTGCATCAAAGGGATCGTCTTCTTCTGCTTTTGGCAG GGGATTGTCCTTGATATTCTCGCAGCGCTGAAAATAATCCGATCTCATCATATCTGGCTAGACGTGGAGCATATTGAGGAAGCTCTTCAAAACATACTAGTGTGCGTGGAGATGGTTTTCTTTTCAGTTGTTCAGAAGTATGCATACAGTGCCGAGCCATACAGAGATGCTGAAATATCGACTAAGGCATATGATAGGAAGAAAGATTGA